From one Humulus lupulus chromosome 8, drHumLupu1.1, whole genome shotgun sequence genomic stretch:
- the LOC133794547 gene encoding transcription initiation factor TFIID subunit 9 — protein sequence MAEGEEDLPRDAKIVKSLLKSMGVEDYEPRVIHQFLELWYRYVVDVLTDAQVYSEHAGKGAIDSDDVKLAIQSKVNFSFSQPPPREVLLELARNRNKVPLPRSIAGPASVPLPPEQDTLISPNYQLAIPRRQSAQAAEETEEDDEAVDPAVATSQQEQKTADVPPQSQRVSFPLVKRTK from the exons ATGGCTGAAGGAGAGGAAGATTTACCCAGGGATGCAAAGATTGTGAAATCACTCTTGAAATCAATGGGTGTGGAGGACTATGAACCTCGTGTTATTCACCAATTCTTGGAGCTTTGGTATCGCTATGTTGTTGATGTTCTAACTGATGCACAGGTTTACTCAGAGCATGCAGGCAAAGGTGCAATCGACTCTGATGATGTAAAGCTTGCCATTCAATCCAAAGTTAATTTCAGCTTCTCACAACCCCCTCCAAGGGAG GTCCTACTGGAGCTTGCTAGAAACCGAAACAAGGTTCCATTGCCAAGGTCAATTGCAGGGCCTGCTAGTGTTCCGCTCCCTCCTGAACAGGACACATTAATCAGCCCCAATTACCAGCTGGCAATCCCGAGGAGACAATCTGCTCAGGCAGCTGAAGAAACAGAGGAAGATGATGAAGCTGTTGATCCGGCAGTGGCAACATCCCAACAAGAACAGAAGACAGCAGATGTGCCACCGCAGTCACAGAGGGTGTCCTTCCCCCTTGTGAAACGCACCAAGTGA